One part of the uncultured Bacteroides sp. genome encodes these proteins:
- a CDS encoding beta-ketoacyl-ACP synthase III, with the protein MEKINAVITGVGGYVPDYILTNEEISKMVDTNDEWIMTRIGVKERRILNEEGLGTSYMARKAAKQLMQKTGSNPDDIDLVIVATTTPDYHFPSTASILCDKLGLKNAFAFDLQAACSGFLYLMETAAAFIQSGRYKKIIIVGADKMSSMVNYTDRATCPIFGDGAAAVMVEPTTEDYGIMDSCLRTDGKGLPFLHMKAGGSVCPPSYFTVDNKMHYLYQEGRTVFKYAVSNMSDVTAHVAEKNNLTKDNIDWVVPHQANMRIIDAVANRLEVPIEKVLVNIQRYGNTSAATLPLCLWDFEKKLKKGDNMLFTAFGAGFTWGTVYVKWGYDGAEK; encoded by the coding sequence ATGGAAAAAATTAATGCAGTAATCACAGGTGTTGGTGGATATGTACCTGATTATATCTTGACTAATGAAGAGATATCAAAGATGGTAGATACCAATGATGAATGGATTATGACGCGTATAGGGGTTAAAGAACGTCGTATTCTTAATGAGGAAGGATTAGGTACTTCTTATATGGCCCGTAAAGCAGCAAAACAATTAATGCAGAAAACTGGTTCTAATCCAGATGATATTGATTTAGTTATTGTTGCTACAACTACTCCGGATTATCATTTCCCATCAACAGCATCAATACTTTGTGATAAATTAGGGTTGAAAAATGCATTTGCTTTTGACCTTCAAGCTGCTTGTAGTGGTTTCTTATATTTGATGGAAACTGCTGCTGCATTTATTCAGTCTGGTAGATATAAGAAAATTATAATTGTTGGAGCAGATAAAATGTCTTCAATGGTAAACTATACAGATAGAGCTACTTGCCCCATTTTTGGTGATGGTGCTGCTGCTGTTATGGTTGAACCAACTACTGAAGATTATGGTATCATGGACTCTTGCTTACGTACAGATGGTAAAGGTCTTCCTTTCCTTCATATGAAAGCTGGTGGTTCAGTTTGTCCTCCTTCATATTTTACAGTAGATAATAAAATGCATTATCTGTACCAGGAAGGACGAACTGTCTTTAAATATGCAGTATCTAATATGTCTGATGTAACGGCTCATGTTGCTGAAAAAAATAATCTGACAAAAGATAATATTGATTGGGTTGTTCCTCATCAGGCAAATATGCGTATTATCGATGCAGTTGCTAACCGCCTGGAAGTTCCTATCGAGAAAGTTCTCGTAAATATTCAGCGATATGGAAATACTAGTGCTGCTACATTACCTCTTTGTCTTTGGGATTTTGAGAAAAAACTAAAGAAAGGTGACAATATGCTGTTTACGGCGTTTGGAGCTGGTTTCACATGGGGAACCGTTTATGTGAAATGGGGTTATGACGGAGCTGAAAAGTAA
- a CDS encoding DUF177 domain-containing protein, producing MGKFDKYKVDLKAMQADSCSFEFVLDNVFFANIDGPEIQKGKVNVTLVVKRTAGTFELVFQTEGVVIVPCDRCVDDMEVPVTSTDKLFVKFGSDYAEENNNVVIIPEDEGYINVAWFMYEFIALAIPMKHVHAPGKCNKGMVSKLNKHLRTTPDDEEGLDEIDSSVAEEIEDVEEDSIDPRWNELKKILDNN from the coding sequence TTGGGAAAGTTCGATAAATATAAAGTTGATTTAAAAGCAATGCAAGCAGATTCATGTTCATTTGAATTTGTGCTTGATAATGTATTCTTTGCAAATATTGACGGACCTGAAATTCAAAAAGGCAAAGTCAATGTTACTCTTGTCGTTAAAAGAACGGCGGGAACTTTTGAACTCGTATTCCAAACAGAAGGAGTTGTAATAGTTCCGTGTGATCGTTGTGTTGATGATATGGAGGTACCTGTAACATCTACAGATAAGTTGTTTGTCAAATTTGGTAGTGACTATGCTGAGGAAAATAACAATGTGGTTATTATTCCGGAAGATGAGGGATATATCAATGTGGCTTGGTTTATGTATGAGTTTATAGCTTTGGCTATTCCAATGAAACATGTTCATGCTCCTGGTAAATGTAATAAAGGCATGGTTAGCAAACTAAATAAGCATCTTCGAACAACGCCCGATGATGAAGAGGGTCTTGATGAAATAGATTCTTCAGTTGCAGAGGAAATAGAGGACGTGGAAGAAGATTCTATTGATCCTAGATGGAATGAATTAAAAAAAATATTAGATAATAATTAA
- the rpmF gene encoding 50S ribosomal protein L32 yields MAHPKRKQSKTRTAKRRTHDKAVAPTLAICPNCGEWHVYHTVCGACGYYRGKLAIEKEAAI; encoded by the coding sequence ATGGCACATCCTAAAAGAAAGCAATCAAAAACGAGAACTGCAAAGAGAAGAACTCATGATAAAGCTGTAGCTCCAACATTGGCTATTTGTCCAAATTGTGGTGAATGGCATGTTTATCATACAGTATGTGGAGCTTGCGGTTATTACAGAGGCAAGCTTGCTATCGAAAAAGAAGCTGCTATCTAA